GCCGGTCCAGATGACGGAGCGGTCGTACTCGGCCACGATGCGCATCGGGGTGGTGTTGTGGTCGAGCACGAACATTCCACCCCCGCGTAGAGTGACGAACGTGTAGCGGTTGGCGGCGTCCACCCGGGGACAGATCGGCGCGTTGTCGTTGCGCAGCGGCGTCGTGCACGCTCCGCCGGCGGGTGTGGTGCAGTTCGCCAGGTCGAAGCTCGTCTCCACCTGGTACTCGTTCTTGGCATAGTCTGTGGCGATGCGGTGGAGCTTGCGGCCGTTCTGGTCTGCAACGATGGCGTGCTTCTGGTCCGGTGTCGGCCAGATGGCATGCGCCTGGGTACCGACGTCAATACACTTCACTGGGGCGCGAGTGGCAGCATCGAAGAACACGACGTGTCCGGTGGCCACGAATGACACGAGGGCGTGCGTGTTGCCGCTGGGGCCGGTGTTGTAGTCGCCGCCATTGAAGGTGATCATGTGCGGGCGCACGGGAGCAGTACCGGTTTGCTCGAGGCACAGGTCGCGCACTTCACTGCCGAGGTCGATCACCGTGCGCACGGCAGTTCCAGCATGCGCTTCGAGCTCGCTGCCCGCATGGATGTACAGCAGGCCGCCACCTTCACGGTTTTCTCTCGAGTCCTGCTGATCGAGGGTCCACACTTCATAGGACTCGGTGGTGGTCTCGAGGCTCCGAAGGCCGACTGAAGCGGACGTACCGGTTTCAGCAGTCGGACCGGTTCCGCAACCGTTGAGGAGTGCTCCTGTCAGAAGTACGGATCCGACAAGCGTGAGGCCCGTCCTGCTTTTGCGTGCCATGTGCTTCGTGAACATCAGCATCCCCTCGTGACAAGTGCACGTATGTAATGACCCAAGCCGGGCAGAGCGCCACTCCAAAGATTAGAAGTTTAAGAATAGAGTAAACATGAGGAAGTGGGATTGTCGACGACGCGGCCGCAAGCGACGTGCAAACAGACATTGCACCCTTCAGCTTCTTTACAGGTCTTCACCGTGGCGGGACGACAGCCTGAATACCTCCTTACATGTCGGTGAAAGAGAGATGATGGAGCTCACTCGATACCATCTGAGTACTTTTGTTGTACTTGATGAAGGAGGGTAAAACTAGGCTCAAGGCCATGAGGGACTGTTGCGCAGAATGTAACCTTAATTGCAAAAAGTTACGGAACAGCTTGGAGGTGCTATGCACCTGGTGGCGGACCGTGATCTATTGATCACGGTGCGGCTTGGCACTGATAGTCTTGATGCATGCCCGGCTGGCAGCCCGCCCGTTATTCCCGTGCTCAACTCGAAGAGCGTCGCCTCGCGGCGCTTGAATGGATCGCACGCGGGACGCACAAGAATCAGCAGATTGCCGATCACTTCGGGGGCTCGGTGCACACCGTGTACAGCTGGAAAGGTCGGCTCAAACGAAACGGCAGTCTGACTTCAGGCCACGGTGGCCAGCGGTCCAGCCTCACGGCTCACGGCAGAGCAAGGGGAGCAGTTGCGCACCCTCCGGAGGGAGGGTGCTGTGCATCACGGCTTTGG
The Deinococcus malanensis DNA segment above includes these coding regions:
- a CDS encoding YncE family protein; translation: MFTKHMARKSRTGLTLVGSVLLTGALLNGCGTGPTAETGTSASVGLRSLETTTESYEVWTLDQQDSRENREGGGLLYIHAGSELEAHAGTAVRTVIDLGSEVRDLCLEQTGTAPVRPHMITFNGGDYNTGPSGNTHALVSFVATGHVVFFDAATRAPVKCIDVGTQAHAIWPTPDQKHAIVADQNGRKLHRIATDYAKNEYQVETSFDLANCTTPAGGACTTPLRNDNAPICPRVDAANRYTFVTLRGGGMFVLDHNTTPMRIVAEYDRSVIWTGCGAAEVGDKMYVNSGSLPGRLSGHDLYAFNMNSFSLDGTPPNTPAPRVVYSRQSTQPLDLDSHGVALTKHKRYMWINDRIQNDVTVIETATDQVVGQFSLAGPLSSDPAPDIFDLSPSGNRMFVTLRGPTPQSGAHAAYGNTPGIGVIQVTEGGKKGQLQSIAHLPNTRPGVAADPHGIRLRYLSPLQE
- a CDS encoding helix-turn-helix domain-containing protein, whose product is MPGWQPARYSRAQLEERRLAALEWIARGTHKNQQIADHFGGSVHTVYSWKGRLKRNGSLTSGHGGQRSSLTAHGRARGAVAHPPEGGCCASRLW